GCTCTGCCTCGCCGTTCCGGCGCGGGCCGCGCCGTCGGGCGCGGCCACCGAATCGCCGGAGCAGGCGCTTTGCCGCCTGATCGAGACGGCAGCCACCCGCCACGCCCTGCCGGTGGCGTTCCTCACCCGGCTGATCTGGCGCGAATCGAGCTTCCGTCCGGGCGTCGTCTCCAGCGCCGGCGCCCAGGGCATCGCGCAGTTCATGCCCGGCACCGCCGCCGAGCGCGGGCTGGAGGATCCGTTCGACCCGGAGCAGGCCATCCCCGCCTCGGCCCATCTCCTGGCCGACCTCAACCGCCGCTTCGGCAGCCTCGGCCTTGCCGCCGCCGCCTACAATGCCGGCCCGACCCGGGTGGCGGGCTGGCTCGCCGGCCAGCGCAGCCTGCCGTTGGAAACGCAGGACTATGTCCTGTTCGTCACCGGGCATCCCGCCGAGGATTTCCTCGGCGAAGCCGAGCCGGCGATCGACCGGCCGCCGGCACCGGACCGGACGAAGCCCAGAACCTGCCTGGAGCTGACGGCGGGCCTGCGCATCGCCGCGCCCGAGGCCAGCATGGCGCTGGCCGCCTTCGCGCCCTGGGGCGTGCAGCTCGCCGGCAATTTCTCCAAGGCCCGGGCGCTCGCCACCTATGCCCGCAGCCAGAGGCGCTTCGCCGCCATTCTCGGCGACGTCAGGCCGATGGTGATCGGCACCCGCCTGCGCAGCCGCGGCACCCGCGCCTTCTACCGCGTCCGCGCCCCCGCCGCCTCCCGCGCCGAAGCGGCGGCCTTGTGCGGCCGCATCCACGCCGCGGGCGGGGCCTGCATCGTGCTGAGGAGCTGAGGGTCGGGACTTGTGGCGCGGGATCCGGAGCCGCCTGTGTTCGTCGGGGCGACCGGGAAAGCGATGAGGTACGCCGACAAGAGCGAACCTCGGTCGCCGTGGTGTTCGCGTGGATGGCCGGGTCGAGCCCCATAGGCGCTAAGATAAGGTCTGCCGGGAGGCAAATATCGCGCTGTGCGTGACGCGCCTTTGTAAGATTTGCACGACGCCTGTGCCCTCCCTCCCCCTTGTGGGGAGGGATAAAGGGTGGGGGTCGTGGGCATAAGTCTCGACATATCCTGATGGACCCCCACCCCTAACCCCTCCCCACAAGGGGGAGGGGATTGATCGACGTCGCGCCCAACTGGCTACTGCGTTCTTATCTTAGCGCCTATGGGGTCGAGCCCGGCCATGACGCCGCCGGTGATGATGGCGAGGCGCACAGGCAGCGACCGCTACGCCGTGGTGAAGGTCCCGCGACCTCTCAGCCGTCATGGCCGGGCTCGACCCGGCCATCCACGCGACCGCGACAGTTGTCGCGAGAGGCAGTTGCGGTCGGAGCCGTGGCCGTCCTGGTCCGCGCGCTGGCGGCGGCTAAGCCGATCTGCCTCAACCGCCCTGTTCC
This portion of the Labrys wisconsinensis genome encodes:
- a CDS encoding lytic transglycosylase domain-containing protein, which codes for MRLRRLLCLILLCLAVPARAAPSGAATESPEQALCRLIETAATRHALPVAFLTRLIWRESSFRPGVVSSAGAQGIAQFMPGTAAERGLEDPFDPEQAIPASAHLLADLNRRFGSLGLAAAAYNAGPTRVAGWLAGQRSLPLETQDYVLFVTGHPAEDFLGEAEPAIDRPPAPDRTKPRTCLELTAGLRIAAPEASMALAAFAPWGVQLAGNFSKARALATYARSQRRFAAILGDVRPMVIGTRLRSRGTRAFYRVRAPAASRAEAAALCGRIHAAGGACIVLRS